The Rhododendron vialii isolate Sample 1 chromosome 6a, ASM3025357v1 genome includes a window with the following:
- the LOC131330053 gene encoding bifunctional riboflavin kinase/FMN phosphatase-like encodes MPPSFSHIHKTKLGFPMNNFNCKTQNSEAPIAAVILDLDGTLLNTEQATKGILGEFLARYGKVLDREKEDKRLGMMHNESAISIVKDYDLPITPDCYTQEIMPLYQEKWVHAKALPGANRLIQHLHNRGVPFALASNSKRKNIDAKISHQQGWREHFAVILGSDQVNAGKPSPDLFLEAAKQMGVDPIHCLVIEDSLVGVKAAKAAGMKVVAVPSLQNAADQYSNADSVLHSLLELQPELWGLPPFDDWVDKALLIDEPFYLKGWNSKGLLCLSEDSEESALPDQLFGLFFGWAKFDAHEVFKVVARIGWDYGCCTCKRKFLIHLLDISNEHISEQEVQILLVGYIQGLSKEEKKAIDTEIPEQDKSVARVSLDLPEFTHHTSMLLFPEACLADDYAASDEKEYTFSD; translated from the exons ATGCCACCTTCTTTCTCTCACATTCACAAGACCAAATTGGGTTTTCCAATGAACAACTTCAATTGCAAAACCCAGAATTCAGAAGCTCCTATTGCTGCTGTGATTCTTGATTTGGATGGTACCCTTTTGAACACAG AGCAAGCTACAAAGGGGATTTTGGGGGAGTTTTTGGCAAGATATGGGAAGGTTTTGGACAGGGAGAAGGAGGATAAGAGATTGGGAATGATGCACAATGAGTCAGCCATTTCTATTGTAAAGGACTATGACCTTCCAATCACACCTGATTGTTATACCCAAGAAATTATGCCCCTGTACCAGGAAaa ATGGGTGCATGCAAAAGCACTCCCTGGAGCTAACCGTCTTATTCAACATCTCCATAATCGTGGAGTTCCTTTCGCACTTGCTTCGAACTCGAAGCGGAAAAACATAGATGCAAAAATCTCTCACCAACAAG GTTGGAGAGAGCACTTTGCAGTAATTCTTGGAAGTGATCAGGTCAATGCAGGGAAACCCTCTCCAGACCT ATTTCTGGAAGCTGCAAAGCAAATGGGAGTAGATCCAATTCACTGCCTTGTGATAGAAGATTCCTT GGTTGGGGTTAAAGCAGCAAAGGCTGCTGGAATGAAGGTAGTGGCTGTTCCGTCACTTCAAAATGCAGCTGACCAATATTCCAATGCAGATTCTGTACTTCACTCACTTCTAGAACTTCAGCCCGAGTTATGGGGTCTCCCACCATTTGATGACT GGGTGGATAAGGCATTGCTAATAGACGAGCCCTTCTATTTGAAGGGTTGGAAtagcaaaggactcctttgtcTATCTGAAG ATAGTGAAGAATCTGCTCTTCCGGATCAACTTTTTGGGCTGTTCTTCGGTTGGGCGAAATTTGATGCGCACGAGGTCTTCAAAGTTGTGGCCAGAATTGGATGGGACTATGGTTGCTGCACGTGTAAGAGAAAATTT CTCATACATCTACTTGACATAAGCAATGAGCACATAAGTGAGCAAGAGGTGCAAATCTTGCTTGTTGGCTATATTCAAGGACTGAGTAAAGAG GAAAAGAAAGCTATTGACACCGAAATACCTGAACAAGACAAGTCTGTCGCTCGTGTATCATTGGATTTACCTGAGTTTACACATCATACATCTATGCTGCTCTTCCCTGAAGCTTGCCTTGCAGATGACTACGCTGCCTCTGATGAGAAGGAATACACATTCAGTGATTAG